In Frondihabitans sp. PAMC 28766, a genomic segment contains:
- a CDS encoding TetR/AcrR family transcriptional regulator has protein sequence MTSAVPSRRYAKGDAKRAEILSAALAVIGERGYRHSSLQEIADAVGLTKAGVLHYFDSREDLLVEVLRERDDADEARLLPDDGDIIDLLPRALRHNAEVPGLVQLYSRLVVESEAAEHPGHAYIDDRYAQIETTLGEAARARQEAGEIRIDLDPAMIARILTAVSDGIQLQWLHDPAIDMSGTFETVLGLLTPPPSGPTADS, from the coding sequence GTGACCAGTGCTGTTCCCTCCCGCCGCTACGCCAAGGGCGACGCCAAGCGTGCGGAGATCCTGAGTGCGGCTCTCGCCGTCATCGGCGAACGGGGCTACCGCCACTCCTCGCTCCAGGAGATCGCCGACGCCGTCGGTCTCACGAAGGCCGGAGTGCTGCACTACTTCGACTCGCGCGAAGACCTCCTCGTCGAGGTGCTCCGCGAGCGCGACGACGCCGACGAGGCCCGCCTCCTGCCCGACGACGGCGACATCATCGACCTCCTCCCCCGCGCCCTGCGCCACAACGCCGAGGTGCCGGGCCTCGTGCAGCTCTACTCGCGCCTGGTGGTCGAGTCGGAGGCGGCCGAGCACCCCGGCCACGCCTACATCGACGACCGGTACGCCCAGATCGAGACGACCCTCGGCGAGGCCGCCCGAGCCCGTCAAGAGGCAGGCGAGATCCGCATCGACCTCGACCCGGCGATGATCGCGCGCATCCTCACGGCGGTGAGCGACGGCATCCAGCTGCAGTGGCTGCACGACCCGGCGATCGACATGAGCGGCACCTTCGAGACCGTGCTCGGGCTACTCACCCCGCCCCCGTCGGGCCCGACCGCTGACTCGTGA
- a CDS encoding response regulator transcription factor, with the protein MPDSTTRVVVVDDQRLFASGMSMLIESQPDLECVGTALDGREAVELVARVAPDVVLMDIRMPVVNGIEATRLISEAESTGVLPVDAVPRVVVLTTIKKDEAVYAAFQAGAHSFLTKDASPEVVLAAIRAAVTGAPAPTEADAIELVRAHADPQAPERPDPLESLTAKEREMFALVSRGLSNAEIAAELVVSEATVKSHVRAVLLKLGLRSRIQVVVFAYENALVDQAAEGAK; encoded by the coding sequence ATGCCTGATTCGACGACCCGGGTCGTCGTGGTCGACGACCAGCGCCTGTTCGCCTCGGGCATGAGCATGCTCATCGAGTCGCAGCCCGACCTCGAGTGCGTCGGCACGGCGCTCGACGGCCGCGAAGCGGTCGAGCTCGTGGCGCGCGTCGCTCCCGACGTGGTGCTGATGGACATCAGGATGCCGGTGGTCAACGGGATCGAGGCCACGCGCCTCATCAGCGAGGCCGAATCGACCGGCGTCCTCCCCGTCGACGCCGTTCCTCGTGTCGTCGTGCTCACCACGATCAAGAAGGACGAGGCCGTGTACGCCGCCTTCCAGGCCGGCGCGCACTCCTTCCTCACGAAGGACGCCTCGCCCGAGGTCGTGCTGGCCGCGATCCGGGCGGCCGTCACGGGGGCGCCCGCACCGACTGAGGCGGATGCGATCGAACTGGTGCGCGCCCACGCCGACCCGCAGGCCCCCGAGCGACCGGATCCGCTCGAAAGCCTGACGGCGAAGGAGCGCGAGATGTTCGCGCTCGTCTCGCGGGGCCTCAGCAACGCCGAGATCGCGGCAGAGCTGGTCGTCTCGGAGGCCACGGTCAAGAGCCACGTCCGTGCCGTGCTGCTGAAGCTCGGCCTGCGCAGCCGCATCCAGGTGGTCGTCTTCGCCTACGAGAACGCCCTGGTCGACCAGGCCGCCGAAGGAGCGAAATGA
- a CDS encoding sensor histidine kinase translates to MDNSPRLFGATTLLVLRITSVAAAPVAAAVYLVLWNIAEVGRHSPPNIVLFALFAVALGLSTWMPRTAMGLVLAIGALQALGLVAPTDDTTWPASLAIAFVVFFVGLFARGLTRWLAVPVVVASSLLFAFVTAFPTDARPYRWGSWVGDGPLIDSPRRDAETLALAALAVGLAAWLIGIAVSSFIAVVERDVERVDTQLARAGLDLRIADDRARISRDVHDSLAHSLAVIVSQAQGAVALAASRPGGTAGPAGAGPAGAGLPAAGSMEARSVEARSVEARSLEAQTLETVAEVARTALVDVRGLVERIQTVDDVILPRATLADVPDLVEQMRSLGMSIDLELSGDERIALTDAQQVAVYRIVQESLTNALKHSGSTSRVTVDLASAESGVSVHVSSSGDQPLVDGVGPGAGIAGMKERARLAGGWLRAAPVGKTGESAFVVTAFVPSARGGVQNA, encoded by the coding sequence ATGGACAACTCGCCCCGCCTGTTCGGCGCGACGACGCTGCTGGTCTTGCGGATCACGAGTGTCGCCGCCGCCCCCGTGGCAGCCGCCGTCTACCTGGTGCTCTGGAACATCGCCGAGGTGGGCCGCCACTCGCCCCCGAACATCGTGCTGTTCGCGCTCTTCGCGGTGGCCCTCGGCCTGTCGACGTGGATGCCGCGCACGGCGATGGGCCTCGTTCTTGCGATCGGCGCGCTGCAGGCCCTAGGCCTCGTGGCGCCGACCGACGACACCACTTGGCCCGCGTCGCTGGCGATCGCCTTCGTGGTCTTCTTCGTCGGCCTGTTCGCGCGCGGGCTCACGCGCTGGCTCGCCGTGCCGGTGGTCGTGGCCTCGTCGCTGCTGTTCGCGTTCGTGACCGCCTTCCCCACCGACGCGCGGCCGTACCGCTGGGGCTCGTGGGTGGGCGACGGCCCCCTGATCGACAGCCCGCGGCGCGACGCCGAGACGCTCGCGCTCGCTGCCCTCGCCGTCGGCCTGGCGGCGTGGCTGATCGGCATCGCGGTCTCGTCGTTCATCGCCGTGGTCGAGCGGGACGTCGAGCGTGTCGACACGCAGCTCGCCCGGGCGGGCCTCGACCTCCGGATCGCCGACGACCGTGCGCGCATCTCGAGAGACGTCCACGACTCGCTGGCCCACTCTCTCGCCGTGATCGTGTCGCAGGCGCAGGGCGCCGTCGCGCTCGCCGCGAGCCGCCCCGGTGGTACCGCCGGGCCCGCGGGGGCGGGGCCCGCGGGGGCAGGCCTACCGGCGGCAGGATCGATGGAGGCCCGGTCCGTGGAGGCCCGGTCCGTGGAGGCCCGGTCCTTGGAAGCGCAGACGCTCGAGACCGTCGCCGAGGTCGCGCGCACGGCTCTCGTCGACGTGCGGGGCCTCGTCGAGCGCATCCAGACGGTCGACGACGTGATCCTGCCGCGCGCGACGCTGGCCGACGTGCCCGACCTCGTCGAGCAGATGCGTTCTCTCGGCATGTCGATCGACCTCGAGCTGTCGGGAGACGAGCGGATCGCCCTCACCGACGCGCAGCAGGTGGCGGTCTACCGCATCGTGCAGGAGAGCCTGACCAACGCGCTCAAGCACTCCGGCTCGACGTCTCGCGTGACCGTCGACCTCGCGAGCGCCGAGTCGGGGGTGAGCGTGCACGTGTCGTCGAGCGGCGACCAGCCCCTGGTCGACGGGGTGGGCCCGGGCGCCGGCATCGCGGGCATGAAGGAGCGCGCTCGGCTGGCGGGTGGCTGGCTGCGGGCCGCGCCGGTCGGCAAGACCGGAGAGTCGGCGTTCGTGGTGACCGCGTTCGTGCCATCGGCGCGAGGCGGGGTGCAGAATGCCTGA